Proteins found in one Acidimicrobiales bacterium genomic segment:
- a CDS encoding Trm112 family protein, which yields MTLDPKLLEILACPEDKGALLWFEGEDALYNPRLRRRYAVRDGIPVMLVDEAETVDDAEHGRLLALAESEGIRPTFGD from the coding sequence ATGACGCTGGATCCGAAGCTCCTGGAAATCCTGGCCTGCCCTGAGGACAAGGGCGCCCTGCTCTGGTTCGAAGGCGAGGACGCCCTCTACAACCCGAGGCTGCGCCGTCGCTACGCGGTCCGGGACGGCATCCCCGTGATGCTCGTGGACGAGGCCGAGACGGTCGACGACGCCGAGCACGGGCGCCTCCTGGCCCTGGCGGAGTCCGAGGGGATCCGGCCCACCTTCGGCGACTGA
- a CDS encoding class I mannose-6-phosphate isomerase: MERLAGRLQHYDWGSSTALADLRGVEPSGLPEAELWFGAHRARSSEVVDGRAPEGVDLPDVAYLPYLVKLLAADRPLSLQVHPDAMAAADGYRREEEAGIGRGDATRSFPDPGPKPELLCAVTRFEALCGFRPVPEAREVAGALGVADHILTLLDDREPEAWRHVVGAVLTGDRATDRGRDVYRFVDAARRVLEGQGPAAAGAPGVRSADVAGADLPAAEVQAAEVVCRLADRYPGDPALLLVPMMRRCVLQPGEAMYVGPGVLHAYLGGVALEVMTPCDNVVRGGFTSKHVDPDALVALLGPGDAPIVQRAVDGVHPYEVPVDDFAVWRIAGRAEVDVDVAGAGAGERRGPDVVVAVAGRTVVGGDLLLAPGEAALVPVADGAYRISVDGIAHRVSVGG; encoded by the coding sequence GTGGAACGCCTGGCCGGCCGGCTGCAGCACTACGACTGGGGCTCGTCGACCGCCCTGGCGGACCTCAGGGGCGTGGAGCCATCCGGTCTACCCGAGGCCGAGCTCTGGTTCGGAGCCCACCGGGCGAGGTCCTCCGAGGTGGTGGATGGCCGGGCCCCGGAAGGGGTCGACCTGCCCGACGTGGCCTACCTGCCATACCTGGTCAAGCTGCTCGCCGCCGACCGGCCGCTCTCCCTGCAGGTACACCCGGATGCCATGGCAGCCGCCGACGGCTACCGGCGCGAGGAGGAGGCCGGCATCGGTCGTGGCGACGCCACCCGGTCGTTCCCCGACCCGGGACCCAAGCCCGAACTGCTCTGTGCCGTCACCCGTTTCGAGGCCCTCTGCGGATTCCGGCCCGTCCCCGAGGCCCGGGAGGTTGCCGGGGCCCTCGGCGTGGCCGACCACATCCTGACCCTGCTGGATGATCGGGAGCCGGAGGCCTGGCGGCACGTCGTGGGTGCCGTGCTGACCGGAGACCGGGCCACCGACCGTGGTCGCGACGTCTACCGGTTCGTGGATGCGGCCCGGAGGGTGCTCGAAGGCCAAGGGCCGGCCGCCGCCGGGGCACCTGGGGTCCGGTCCGCCGATGTCGCAGGTGCCGATCTCCCGGCAGCCGAGGTCCAGGCCGCCGAGGTCGTCTGCCGGTTGGCGGACCGGTACCCGGGAGATCCGGCGCTCCTGCTGGTTCCGATGATGCGCAGGTGTGTGCTGCAGCCGGGGGAGGCGATGTACGTGGGACCCGGAGTCCTCCACGCCTACCTGGGAGGGGTGGCCCTCGAGGTCATGACACCGTGCGACAACGTGGTCAGGGGAGGCTTCACCTCCAAGCACGTCGATCCGGACGCCCTCGTGGCCCTGCTGGGTCCCGGGGATGCCCCGATCGTGCAGCGGGCCGTCGACGGCGTGCACCCGTACGAGGTTCCGGTGGACGACTTCGCCGTGTGGCGGATCGCCGGGCGGGCCGAGGTCGACGTGGACGTGGCAGGGGCCGGGGCCGGCGAGCGGCGGGGTCCCGACGTGGTGGTGGCCGTAGCCGGCCGCACGGTGGTCGGAGGCGACCTGCTGTTGGCGCCGGGCGAGGCCGCCCTGGTCCCGGTCGCCGACGGGGCCTACCGGATCTCGGTCGACGGGATCGCCCACCGGGTCTCGGTGGGAGGCTGA